One part of the Esox lucius isolate fEsoLuc1 chromosome 10, fEsoLuc1.pri, whole genome shotgun sequence genome encodes these proteins:
- the znrf2a gene encoding E3 ubiquitin-protein ligase znrf2 isoform X2, whose protein sequence is MGVRQSSPVAESRTRAYSSPVDPSGSSTNAGFRYTVGPGGPQIHYTGGNQPSTYHQARVNIPQGRRNRLEVIGSDLDLEVTDRDAEREHRLMVGSLPLHLSPHLLGGFHCPVCSKFVASDEMEVHLIMCLTKPRISYNEDILAKDSGECAICLDEMEQGDTIGRLPCLCIYHKGCIEEWFEVNRSCPEHPSD, encoded by the exons ATGGGTGTCAGGCAGAGTAGCCCCGTGGCCGAGAGTCGTACCCGGGCGTATTCTAGCCCAGTCGACCCCTCTGGAAGCAGCACTAACGCCGGGTTCAGATACACAGTCGGACCAGGTGGCCCCCAAATTCACTACACCGGAGGGAACCAGCCCAGCACCTACCACCAG GCTAGGGTGAATATCCCCCAGGGCCGTCGGAACAGACTGGAGGTGATTGGAAGCGATTTGGACCTGGAGGTGACCgacagagatgcagagagagaacaCCGGCTGATGGTTGGCTCGCTACCACTTCACCTTTCCCCTCACCTACTGGGAG GCTTCCACTGTCCTGTCTGCAGTAAGTTTGTCGCGTCAGATGAAATGGAGGTTCACTTGATCATGTGTCTAACGAAGCCGCGGATCTCCTACAACg AGGACATTCTGGCAAAAGATAGTGGGGAGTGTGCCATCTGTCTAGATGAGATGGAGCAGGGAGACACCATTGGTAGATTGCCCTGCCTCTGTATCTACCACAAAGG GTGTATAGAGGAGTGGTTTGAGGTGAATCGTTCGTGTCCGGAGCATCCTTCAGACTAA
- the znrf2a gene encoding E3 ubiquitin-protein ligase znrf2 isoform X1, with amino-acid sequence MGVRQSSPVAESRTRAYSSPVDPSGSSTNAGFRYTVGPGGPQIHYTGGNQPSTYHQVCARVNIPQGRRNRLEVIGSDLDLEVTDRDAEREHRLMVGSLPLHLSPHLLGGFHCPVCSKFVASDEMEVHLIMCLTKPRISYNEDILAKDSGECAICLDEMEQGDTIGRLPCLCIYHKGCIEEWFEVNRSCPEHPSD; translated from the exons ATGGGTGTCAGGCAGAGTAGCCCCGTGGCCGAGAGTCGTACCCGGGCGTATTCTAGCCCAGTCGACCCCTCTGGAAGCAGCACTAACGCCGGGTTCAGATACACAGTCGGACCAGGTGGCCCCCAAATTCACTACACCGGAGGGAACCAGCCCAGCACCTACCACCAGGTTTGT GCTAGGGTGAATATCCCCCAGGGCCGTCGGAACAGACTGGAGGTGATTGGAAGCGATTTGGACCTGGAGGTGACCgacagagatgcagagagagaacaCCGGCTGATGGTTGGCTCGCTACCACTTCACCTTTCCCCTCACCTACTGGGAG GCTTCCACTGTCCTGTCTGCAGTAAGTTTGTCGCGTCAGATGAAATGGAGGTTCACTTGATCATGTGTCTAACGAAGCCGCGGATCTCCTACAACg AGGACATTCTGGCAAAAGATAGTGGGGAGTGTGCCATCTGTCTAGATGAGATGGAGCAGGGAGACACCATTGGTAGATTGCCCTGCCTCTGTATCTACCACAAAGG GTGTATAGAGGAGTGGTTTGAGGTGAATCGTTCGTGTCCGGAGCATCCTTCAGACTAA